In Chiloscyllium plagiosum isolate BGI_BamShark_2017 chromosome 26, ASM401019v2, whole genome shotgun sequence, the sequence agaagttttcctcctctctctctgctcgtcggatgctgcctgaattgctgtgctcttccagcaccactgatccagaatctggtttccagcatctgcagtcattgtttttacctacctaaTTATAATATCTAGTTAGGGGACCAAATGCTTCTAAAAAGGCCACATATCTGAAAGATACAGAATTAATCTCTAACTTTCTTAAGCTTGTCCCTCCTCTGCGTCACAAATGTTCTATGGAGAAAGGTTATGTTACATCTTTTCAAAGTGAAGTAGGTATAATGTTATATCATTGCTTGTGCCTTTTGTTCCCTGCATTTACTTATTTACATGTACATTGATACATGTTTAAAATAAAGCGCTTTTGCGTCTCTGATCAGTCATCCAGCTGCCTGGATTCATATCCATCTGCAACATTTTCATCACCCACTTGTCTCTCCGTGCTCCATCAATAAACTCATCCAATGAAAGGTGGCCTGCAAGCAGAAAATGCAGCAATGAAGCTACAAACAATACCAGAAAACTCAAAAGACATCAACATGATAAAAGTGTTATTTGTCTATGGAGTATGAGCTGTAACAATTATCTATctgttgcatttttaaatttatgatcATTCTTTATTTGGACACCTGTATTTTTCAGGGTCCAAATGGAATCTCAATACTGTAGATGTTTTTTGAGGCCGGTCCTGCAGTCACATTGCAGTTACATACATCTATCACTAGATGGAGCTTCAAAGCCTTCAGTTCTACAGATTTCAGAAATATACACAGTTGATTTATCTTTTTCTAAATGTAAGCGAGATTtaagatttatttatttctttacacaaactttaaaatacttttttaaattcaaatttagtCGTTGCCATTTATAGAACTCCGTTCCCTGCTAACATTTAAACTAGATCCCACCTACCTCCTTAGGCCAGCCTCCTTCTTGGCCCATACCTGCACTTCAAGGCATCACTCTTCATAGCTATATTCTTAATTATGTAACATTCTTGAGCTAACTGTCTTAGAGACATTCTCACTTTCCTCCACCTCATACCAACCCTTCTGCTTGAAGGCAATAATTATACGTAACATATATTAATCTTGAGCATTTGATATAAATCTTCATTCCACAATTATTTATAGTGATTATCATCTATTATTTGCATGGGaattggtttacagagcagtgtgatgccaacagtgtgggttcagttcccatcactggtttgaggtaaCCGTGAAGggctctccttttcaacctcttgcctcacctgaggtctggtggccctcaggttaaatcgccCACCAGTCgcttgcttctctctaatgagagagcggcccctatggtctggtaacaCTACGGCAACACAACAACAAAACATTATTTGTACTCCTTAATGATGTTCCATAATGACACTCAGTTAGGGTTTTTGAGTACTGTGAAGCACAAGGCAGTGTTATGTATAGCATGAGTGATTTATTAAACAGCTATAGCTTGAGTTTAATCTAATGTTATTTACTTCCCTCTGAAAGGAGACCTGCATTTCATGCTGATACTCCTGCTTCCTTGCATGCTTGCTTCAATGAATGTAGCATGAAGCCATCAACAGGACACTACGCTGTAAGCAGCTGCATCATCAATTTTTCCAGAGGGACATCAAACACACAGTTGTCCCTATTGTGTCTCGTCTTACTATGGCCAACATTATGAAGATTTAACTCGTTTCTTCCAGTAATTTTTTTGCTGAGAGTCAATACTCACGAGAATGAATCTAGATACAACCTATAATTgagaaaatgcaaattcactgaaGCCAATCTAGAGGACTGCAACAAGGTGGTCCTTCTTTGGAAGGACAGCAAGAAAGGACAATGAAGTATCGTTGTTAATAAAGGATGGGATTAAAACAGTAATGAAAAAAATGGTCAAGGTGAAGAAGATCAAGATGAAGATTCAGCTTGGGTGCAGATAATAACTATCAATGGAAAAAATCCAGGTGGGAGTATTTATATACCTCCCCAACAATTACTACACTTTGTAACAGAGTGTAAAAGGTCAAGAAACCATCGGACTCTCCATCATTAGAGATGATGGCTTAGCCTAAGGatcaccacatctcaggaaggggaggttgagaaggagagtccttcatggaaaTCTCAGCCTATGTGGGAACTGTTCCCATGTTTTTGGTGTCACTCTGCctcacaaaccagccaactgagctaaccaatccacATAGGGCAGAGTATAAATCAATACATAATACAGGATTGTAAGAAAATTACTACTACAATTTGGgtgattttaatgtttatattgaTTGTGGGAATAAATCTACATTGTATTTTACAGTGATGATTGCTTTCTGAACTAAGTTTCTGTGAGAGATTTCTTCCAGTAAATGATCATACAATCAAGTTGCCGGGGAGACAAACAATAGAACAACAAAGGATCAACAAGAAGTGAATTATGAGAGTAAGCAGGTTCCTCAGGGTCAGTATTTCAAATAGTCTTTAgggtttaatttttaatttggaacaagctgaataaagaaaacatttctttcaAGCACAGTTCAAGTGAAACTCTGTGTTGACTAAAGGGGGTAGAGAGCTTGATAACCAACTCTGCTAACAGTGAGTTGAACTTTTGGGAAAGAGAAAGTTTTGAACTCAAGAATTCTGAGGGAAACAATATTTCACCACAATACTAAACAACAGCAAAACCacaaaccatcttcctttgtgccagttaTGTCCCATCATTGGTAAGTATTTCCCTGATTCCTACTTACTCCAGTTTTGTGAATGTTCTTTGATatcatacttggtcaaatgtcaCCTTGATGCTTTTGACCATGTTTTAATCAAAGCTGGAATGGAGGTCAGGAGCTCTGTGACCCTGAATCCCAAACCAACTGCCAACGAGCAGATTGTTGCTGAGTAAATGCCACTTTATAGCACTGTGAATGTCCTCTTTCAGCATTTTGGCAGATAATTGAAATCAGATTGagagggtggtaattggccaagttggacTAGTACTGTATTTTGTGGCCAGGAACTATCTGGTCAATTTCCACATTGCTGAACAGATGCCAGTTCTGTaagtgtactggaacagcttggctcagggTGTGGCTTGTTTTGGAGCATGAGATTTCAGGACTATTGAAAGAATGTCATTAGGGTCTGGGTTCTTTGCAGAatccagtgtcttcagccatttcttgatatcatgtgaagttGATCAAATTgcctgaagattggcatctgtgattttggaAAATCACAAGAGAAGGCCAAGTTGGATCATTAAGTCAGCACTTCTCACAGAGGATGGGTGCAAGTTCTTCAGCTGTCTTTTGCACCGATTTGTTTCATTGCTCCATCATtgaaaatggggatatttgtgtgtctcctcctccagtgagttgtttaattattcacTGTCATTCACAGCTGAATATAGCAGAACTGCAAAATGTAAATCTGATTCATTTGTGTGGGTGCATTTAGCCCTGTGAGTCACATTCTGCTTCCACTGCTTGGcttgcaagtagtcctgtgttgttgacacctcattttgaaGTCTGCCtagtgttgctcctggcatgccctcctataGTCCTCATTGAGCCAGCATTGGGTTGATGGTAATGGTGAGGTGGGAGATATGCTGTCCCACAAAGTTATAGATAGTGGTTGAAGGTCAGGGATGGCAGCAGGAGACTTGGCCAGCAGCTTAGTGACCAGAAGGGCCATCTgatgggtggttatggtaagtgTGATGCCAGCTAGAGGGAGAGTTTGACAGGGGGGGTAGCTGCTCCAAAATTCTGACAATCGTGTCACCTGATTCTATCTTGCACCAACTGCAAAACAACAGTACTAAATGTGACACAGACCTCATTAAAATGATCTTCAATGGGGCAACGTAAAGTGGAGACTGACTGACTATGGCTAATTTTGAACAATGGATGGAAAATGTACCTAGTTTGGgaggaaaatgttgatttttggATCTATGGTTCCAAAAACTTCATTAACttaatgatccatcttggccttctcttgtgattttccaaaatcacagatgccaatcttcaggcAATTTGATCaacttcacatgatatcaagaaatggctgaagacactggatTCTGCAAAGAACCCAGACCCTAATGACATTCTTTCAATAGTCCTGAAATCTCATGCTCCAAAACAAGCCACAccctgagccaagctgttccagtacacttACAGAACTGGCATCTGTTCAGCAATGTGGAAATTGACCAGATAGTTCCTGGCCACAAAATATAGTACTAgtccaacttggccaattaccaccctctCAATCTGATTTCAATTATCTGCCAAAATGCAGTTCATTATTATGATTTCTGAATCTGTTGCATATGAATTGAAAGAGATTGATATGAATTGTTTAGAATTCCATTATCATTGTATCCGATGATTATCACAATAGTAGAAGCTGACTTAGATAAGGAAtatgctagaatctattattaaagaggtaGCAACACAACACTTGAGAACCACAATATGATCAGGTACAAgaaacatggttttatgaaacagaatttaagttttgttttgaggTTGTAAATAGCAAGATTGTTGAGAGGAACTAGTGCAAGTAGCAAGTTGTgatttttcagaaggcattcagtaAATGCATTCCGAAAGGTTGTCATTCAGATTTAGGCCTAAAGTATTGGGGATGATATAATTGTttggattgaggattgattaaCAGACAGTAGAATTAAATAGATCAGTTTCAGGATGTAAACTCATCAGTTTGaacatcagttatttacaattcATATCAATGACTTATGAGGGGTTATGGGCATTTCTGGCAAGGCCACGATTTGTAGCCTAACACTAGCTGCTCTCAAACTGAAGAGCTtggtaggccatttcaaaggcaattaagaATCATTCACATTGCTGCAGATCTGGAGTCATATTTAGGTCAAATCAAgtgtggatggcagatttccttccctgaagtgagCCAGACGGATTCTTTTTAACAATATAACTGATCATTTTAcagtcactattactgagactggGTCTTTATATTTGCATTAATTCAAGTTATTTGCACCAGCTGCCATTTGAATATACTTCTCCAGAGCAGCAAATTCAATGCCATTACCACTACACTACTACTAATATATACGGGTTTATTGATGATATAATGCAATGTGAGACAGCATGCTGGTAGACAATATAGAGAGTTAACACAAAAAATATAGATTAGTTAAATAATTAGGCAAGATCACAGATATGAAACTAGCCACTTTGGtaagaaaaatggaaaaataattttttttaaaaaatgagttgaGTAAATGTTGATCTGCAGTATGATTTGGGGTCCTTGTACATTACAGAAATTTCAcaaaaaaataaaagaactgcagatgcagaagcaaaaacagaaattgctggaaaagctcagcaggtctggcagcacctgtgggcagaagtcagagttaacattttgtatccAGTGATCTTTCCTCTGAGCTGAGTCCAGAGAAAAGATCACTGGACACGAACATTAACTGacttctgttcacagatgctgccagacctgctgagcttttccaacaatttctgtttgtgctaCAAAAATTTAGCTTGCAGGtaaagcaagcaattaggaagatgAATGGATTATTATTTATGCATGATTATTGCAAGAGGCTTGCAGTTTACGAATTAAGAAGTCATGCTGCAAATATAtagagggaaaaagtgaggacagcagatgctggagatcagagctgaaaatgtgttgctggaaaagcgcagcaggtcaggcagcatccaaggagcaggagaatcNNNNNNNNNNNNNNNNNNNNNNNNNNNNNNNNNNNNNNNNNNNNNNNNNNNNNNNNNNNNNNNNNNNNNNNNNNNNNNNNNNNNNNNNNNNNNNNNNNNNNNNNNNNNNNNNNNNNNNNNNNNNNNNNNNNNNNNNNNNNNNNNNNNNNNNNNNNNNNNNNNNNNNNNNNNNNNNNNNNNNNNNNNNNNNNNNNNNNNNNNNNNNNNNNNNNNNNNNNNNNNNNNNNNNNNNNNNNNNNNNNNNNNNNNNNNNNNNNNNNNNNNNNNNNNNNNNNNNNNNNNNNNNNNNNNNNNNNNNNNNNNNNNNNNNNNNNNNNNNNNNNNNNNNNNNNNNNNNNNNNNNNNNNNNNNNNNNNNNNNNNNNNNNNNNNNNNNNNNNNNNNNNNNNNNNNNNNNNNNNNNNNNNNNNNNNNNNNNNNNNNNNNNNNNNtgaggaaactggagaaatctgagttcatcccttgtggttggagggttcctaggtggaagatgaggcgctcttcctccagctgtcatattgctatggtctggtgatgcaggagtccaaggacctgcatgtactttgtggagtgggagggggagttgaagtgttgagccacggggtggttgggttggttggtccgggtgtccccgaggtgttctctgaaacattctgcaagtaggcggcccatcaccttaacctccttccacctatcgcatttccaacgcccctcccccaagtccctcctccctaccttttatcttagcctgcttggcacactttcctcattcctgaagaagggctcatgcccgaaacgtcgattctcctgctccttggatgctgcctgacctgctgcgcttttccagcaacacattttcagctgcaaatATATAGAGCTTTGGAAGGTCCGTACCTGGAATACTATATCAGTTTTGGTTCCTTTGTAAAAGGAAGCATACAACAAAGGTATCCAAACATGGGAGGCAATGACCTGGTAGCATTATtgcaagactattaatccagagaccaaggcaATGTTCTGGGACCTGAGCTTGAATTCTGCAATGAcaaatggtgaaatctgaatttaattaaTGTCTGGGATTAAGAACCTAATGCTGACCATTAGACAATCATTGATTCTCTGGAAAACCCATCTGAGTCACAAgcatcctttagagaaggaaactgctatctttacttggtctggcctcgAGCACCACAGCAATGTTATTGACTCCCAACAGTAAATGTTGGCCACATTCCATGGATgtataatttaaaaaatgatcaTTTGACAGTCTTTACAAGAATGTACAATACAAGTTTGCATGATTGATTCCTAGGATAAGTGTGCTATCCAATGAGCAGAAATCAAGTAGAATGGATACATAGTCTgcgggatttagaagaatgagtggtagtctcattgaaatatataatcTTTTTGGCATGCGGAGATGCATAGTAAAGGCTGAATTTGTCTGGCTGGAGAGGTCAGAACAAAGATAAAGTTGAAGAAATATTCCTTCAGTCAGAAAATAGTGAAATGTTTAAGCTCTGTGGTTGCTCAGCCAATGTCGTCTAAATTTTTGGGCATTGAGGGACACAAGAGTTATGAGGATACAACAGCAAAGTGGATCTGATGTAGTTCAGCCACAATTTAATTGAATGGCAGGCAGATGCAAGGGTCTGTATGACCTGCTTCTGCCCATATTTGTTTTATTCCCATATAAATAGGCTTGAGGCTTTATCTGGCCAAACATTCCAGTGATTCAATCCGGTTCAAGCCGACAATGACCATGAAGAAGTTAAAGTCAGTGAGAGAAACCTGGCAAGGCTTACCATCACCATTTTCATCCACTAACTGAAATATTCTGTCCACAACCTCTTCTGGAGTTAACAGCACAGACCCTTCTTCTGATTCTTGATGACAAGCCTTCTTTAATCTATAAATGGACTATACAAAAAAAGCAAATgtcagaattcagaaaaaaaacattccaaCTCAAAAAGAGGAAAATAAGAAGTAGCCACACACCTCCACAATCTCCAACAGTTCTGTTTTATCAATGCATCCATTTCCATCTTTGTCATAAACTTTGAAAGTCCATTTCAGTTTGTGCTCCAGATTGCCTCTTAAAACCAAATTGAGTGCCGCAACAtattccaagaaatcaattgtgttgtCCTGGGAACAAAACGAAATTGGTGTCCATTACTATTTGATAAATGCACAATGTATCCTGTTTCATATATTGCTTCCTTTACAACTGACTAGTTTTACACAACACGTACCAAGAATTTCCAACAAACAAATTGAATGGAATATATGGTTCCCATGGTTAGTGGAATTACCAGTCCATTTGTCTAATACCGAATACCCAAACAGAAATGTAAACTGATTCTCAATTGCATTCTCTCCTTGTAGAATTCTTTGCTtctaatgtttttgtatttttcccATAGTATCGACTTTACGCACAAAACCATATATGGATTTTGTGTTAAATTCGCAGTGGCAAAACAAATTCATTCAGAAGCTAATAGAAACTCACTCAATAGTCTACCCTCATGAGTAAGCGAATAGCCACAAAAAGGCAGTCTTGTAGTTTGCACACATGAAAGTGCTCTGTTAATATTCGAGAGGTGTTTACCTCTTACCTTTGACACCCCTACACCCCAAATTTGTCTTCCAAGGGAAGGTTATTTAAATGACAAGATAAGTTTAAGAAGCAAAGCCGCTAGTCCCATTAATCTCATTGTTTCAACCATTTTGCAATACAGTTTAAACGTCCACACAATGGAACAGATagaatgggccaaatgtccttcttctgtgctgtaaacattctAGGATTCTAAAAATACAAATAACAAGATTTCGATTTAATCTACCACACAGGGCAAGATTGAATAATGTATTGTCATTACTCAAACATTTCTACTTGATTGTAGTTTGGAATAAAGGGACCTCGGCAAACAAACGCAGATTCACACTCACCCCATTTTTATCAAATGCCCGAAACATGTTTTCGATatattcagctgcttcctcaTTGTCTAAAACTCCAAAAAAACGCTTAAATTCGTGAAAGAAAAGTGTTCCGCTGGGACATTCAGTCACAAACTTCTTGTACAAGTCTTGCAGCTCAGCAACACCGATTTCCCCTTTATTCGCATCACTCACTGCCTGCCCCATAGCTGCAGAATTGGAATAGCGTGCCTGCCTAAAACCTCAATGACAGAGACCAGTCTCCCTCAGCGAGGAGCCTCAGATCGCAGTCACCTTAACAGAATGTGAATATCTTCTTGAAGCCCAATCTTCTGCCCTCAATCAATCCACAAGGGCTGCTTCGTCTTTGTGTTATCAATGACAATCTGAATTCTCTTTTCCGTTCACTTCAATGCTCAGAAAGAGGAATTGACCAATCTTCCAGAGATCAAACCTCACGTCAACACTAACTTAGTTATCCAGACTAGAGGCGGCTTCCCCTACAATATCACACTGCACCAGAAACTGGCTGGGACATTTGTTTTGCCCTGCTACCTCTTGTCACCACTCCAGTGTTATGCTATTATTAGAGACAAAAGCTATTTCTCTTACCAACATGAGATTTCATATCTAGCTTCAAGCAGGGCAATACCTACTTAAAAATCGCTAAGTTTATTATGAGCTTTCTGATTAGCTCCCTCTGACACTTAGTGTCCTTCATTCACCTTAAAGACAAAACCAGTGCCTGCCCAATGTATTCACTGGGTTTTATTCCCAAATGTTTACCAGTTACAAGATCCAATTGAGCAGAAATGTAAGAAAAATTTCTGTGAAAATGCTCCTGtcacattaattctcctgctaaTGAAATTGGAGGATTAGACAATCTGAAACTGTTTATCACAGCTGTAAAAAGTATTACAACTGAGATTGGAGGAGTGCACTGTTTCCTTTTGTAGTCACTTCTCAACTGGACGCAACAATTTTCAATTTTAACCAGGTTGGTGATGGCCAACTACAGAAGTGTCAGGCTGTGTCAACTTCAGGATTAAGAACAAATCGGCCAGGTTCCTTCAATAACAACAAATAACGGGACTATTACCAAAATAAATTCAGTGAAACAAAGATGCAAAGATTATTGACACACAGTTTTGATAATTCAAACATATGTTTCAACCTTTCAAAGAAACTAATACATAGGCACACACAGTCTGaggataagtaaataataaaaaCACTTCAGAGTGTTAATTACTATGGCCAAGTAATAACTAATGTCATGAGAAAAAGGATAAATCATGAATTGTCCCAATTGATGTTCTAATTCCAAAGTTATTGTGCAAACACAAGCTAATGGCACTGGAGTGATTTCCTGAAACAGTTGTCGTTGCTTCGTTCAGGTTTTGGGGTAGATTCTTACAAATTCTTCTTCACAAACTCTCCCTAAATGATATAAGTTACTTTTGATGGGTTTTCAGCTCACACACTGCTAAGAAGAGTTGTAAAGAAAAGAAGCAGTGGGTGATGCCTCTCAGGCAGGTCTCAAATTCTCTCCCTTTGTGTTaaaaaatgtaataattttaTCCCACTGACAAAGTGGGCCATATAACCTCTCTCTGCAAGTTATCCAGACTGACTCCATCAGGGCTCCCTGCTCCTTGAAGGCACAACATTGTTTTCCTGAGAAAAATGTCCTTTATTTAAAAGTTCACAATAAATTTATATGGCCCACATAACCTTCCAGGAATTAATATTAGGATTACATTGCTTCATAAGTAAATTGTGGTTCTGTGTTTTTTTATAAGGAGAAAGTTACATGTCTCCTTGTTTCTTGCATTCTttggtggaaatgaggaaaccactGACAAGGGTCACATTTGTTCCCCATTTCTGACCGTCTGGAATTCCTTAGCCATTTCAGGAGGTAGATAAGAatcaatcaatcacattgctgtgagtctggagtcacatgtaaaccaagCCAAGTGATGAAGACAGAGGATTTCCTTGCAAATGGGTGTTTACAGTAAT encodes:
- the guca1b gene encoding guanylyl cyclase-activating protein 2, giving the protein MGQAVSDANKGEIGVAELQDLYKKFVTECPSGTLFFHEFKRFFGVLDNEEAAEYIENMFRAFDKNGDNTIDFLEYVAALNLVLRGNLEHKLKWTFKVYDKDGNGCIDKTELLEIVESIYRLKKACHQESEEGSVLLTPEEVVDRIFQLVDENGDGHLSLDEFIDGARRDKWVMKMLQMDMNPGSWMTDQRRKSALF